A window of the Gossypium arboreum isolate Shixiya-1 chromosome 2, ASM2569848v2, whole genome shotgun sequence genome harbors these coding sequences:
- the LOC108466267 gene encoding homeobox-leucine zipper protein HAT14-like, which yields MELGLSLGGSSKPFSFLEKTPKLSSNDHLGFCMGLGRSQEKRDSLEAERRGNGGDSKRVSSDPHLQLHLRLPWLFDNLHETGLSKGRGRGLDVNRLPMVALAGEATAGHSSPDRAVSSCQLDFWFRKGNSRGKRDMDAETERGSSRASDDDEDENGSSRKKLRLSKEQSAFLEESFKEHNNLNPKQKLALAKQLNLRPRQVEVWFQNRRARTKLKQTELDCEYLKRCCETLTEENRRLHKEVQELRALKTCQPFYMQLPATTLTMCPSCERVTTTSATDAKIGI from the exons ATGGAGTTGGGTTTGAgcttgggtggttcctccaagcCATTTTCATTTCTAGAAAAAACCCCAAAGTTGTCAAGCAATGATCATCTAGGGTTTTGCATGGGGCTCGGCAGATCACAAGAAAAAAGGGATTCTTTGGAAGCTGAAAGAAGAGGGAATGGTGGAGACAGCAAAAGGGTTTCTTCAGATCCTCATCTTCAGCTTCATCTTCGCCTTCCATGGCTTTTTGATAATC TGCACGAAACGGGTTTATCAAAAGGACGGGGAAGAGGGTTAGACGTGAACCGGTTACCCATGGTGGCGTTGGCGGGTGAAGCGACGGCGGGGCATTCGTCTCCGGACAGAGCGGTGTCGTCTTGTCAGTTGGATTTTTGGTTTAGAAAAGGAAACAGCAGAGGCAAGAGAGACATGGACGCTGAAACCGAAAGGGGTAGCTCAAGAGCCAGTGATGATGATGAAGATGAGAACGGTTCAAGCCGGAAGAAACTCCGGCTTTCTAAAgaacaatcggctttccttgaagAAAGTTTCAAAGAACACAACAACCTAAATCCC AAACAAAAACTTGCATTGGCCAAGCAATTAAATCTTCGTCCTCGACAAGTGGAAGTTTGGTTTCAAAATAGAAGAGCAAG GACAAAATTAAAGCAAACGGAGTTAGATTGTGAGTATTTAAAGAGATGCTGCGAGACACTGACAGAAGAAAATAGAAGATTACACAAAGAAGTGCAAGAGTTAAGAGCTTTAAAAACCTGTCAACCATTTTACATGCAGTTACCTGCCACTACCCTTACTATGTGTCCCTCATGTGAGCGTGTCACCACCACCTCCGCCACCGATGCCAAAATCGGAATTTAA